The following proteins are encoded in a genomic region of Pseudobdellovibrionaceae bacterium:
- the pnp gene encoding polyribonucleotide nucleotidyltransferase — MKSVSFNLQGKEVILETGRLAKQSDGAVLVKCGDSRVLVTVVSDKSASTMDFFPLTVEVQERFYSVGRIPGGFFKREGRPSGDTILNCRLIDRPLRPCFPDGYKNPTQIVSTVLSSDNETSLTSLAIIGASAALSVSDIPFSGPVAAVQIARIDKEWKLNPSSSALKKADLSLFVAARKEGILMVEGEADFVSEAEVLEGLKFAYKEMEVIFKAQEDLTTQASKGKKRSFTVEEKNEEFAKKVKEVVTPLIKKALSCKDKMQRYAKYAEFKSQAKTQLLENISEDKEKLEKQFSSVFEEVKYTIARNMILEDGQRIDGRNMVTVRPIDCIVGELPRAHGSSVFTRGETQVLAAVTLGTQDDEQRLEKLEGPATKKFMLHYNFPPFCVGETGRLGGQSRREVGHGMLAERALQAIIPKGDNFPYTVRLVSEVLESNGSSSMGTVCSGSLALMDAGVPVHTPIAGIAMGLISEGDKNIILTDILGDEDHLGDMDFKVAGSATGITALQMDIKVESLSFAILEKALAQAKDGRLHILKEMEKALSEPRKEFSIHAPKQKSLRIPVKKVRDVIGSGGKVIRGIIEATGAKVDIEDDGLVTVFAVDKNSLDAAIEMIESIIAEVEVGKTYPGKVLKITDFGAFVEVLPNTSGLLHISELAHERVKKVEDILSEGETLDVKVLDVDHSGRIKLSRKALLNS, encoded by the coding sequence ATGAAATCAGTGAGTTTTAATTTACAAGGTAAAGAGGTTATTTTAGAAACTGGCCGTTTGGCAAAACAATCCGACGGTGCTGTTTTAGTAAAGTGTGGAGATAGCCGAGTTTTAGTTACAGTAGTTTCTGATAAATCAGCATCTACAATGGATTTTTTTCCACTAACTGTTGAAGTACAAGAAAGATTTTACTCTGTAGGTAGAATTCCTGGTGGTTTTTTTAAACGAGAGGGGCGCCCCAGCGGTGACACTATTTTAAATTGTCGCTTAATTGATAGACCATTAAGACCATGTTTTCCTGATGGATATAAAAATCCTACACAAATTGTTTCTACGGTTTTAAGTAGTGATAATGAAACCTCCCTTACCAGTCTTGCTATTATCGGCGCATCTGCAGCTTTAAGTGTTAGTGATATTCCATTTAGTGGACCTGTGGCTGCAGTACAAATTGCTAGAATAGATAAAGAGTGGAAGTTAAACCCAAGCTCTAGCGCTTTAAAGAAAGCCGATTTAAGCTTGTTTGTGGCTGCTCGTAAAGAAGGTATTTTAATGGTTGAGGGTGAGGCTGACTTTGTTTCTGAGGCCGAAGTTTTAGAAGGTTTAAAATTTGCGTATAAAGAAATGGAAGTCATTTTTAAGGCGCAAGAAGATTTAACCACCCAAGCTAGCAAAGGGAAGAAGCGTAGCTTTACTGTAGAGGAAAAAAATGAAGAGTTTGCAAAAAAAGTAAAAGAGGTAGTAACTCCATTAATTAAAAAGGCCTTATCTTGTAAAGACAAAATGCAAAGGTATGCAAAATATGCAGAATTTAAGTCACAAGCCAAAACACAATTACTAGAAAATATTTCTGAAGATAAAGAAAAATTAGAAAAACAATTTTCTTCTGTATTTGAAGAAGTAAAATACACTATAGCTCGTAATATGATTTTAGAAGATGGCCAGCGTATAGATGGTCGTAATATGGTTACCGTTAGGCCTATTGATTGTATCGTGGGTGAATTACCTCGTGCTCATGGTTCTAGTGTATTTACCAGAGGCGAAACTCAAGTCTTAGCTGCTGTAACTTTAGGAACTCAAGATGACGAGCAACGATTAGAAAAGCTAGAAGGGCCCGCAACAAAGAAATTTATGCTGCATTATAATTTCCCTCCTTTTTGCGTTGGAGAAACGGGAAGATTGGGTGGACAAAGTCGTCGTGAAGTAGGGCATGGCATGCTGGCAGAACGCGCTTTACAAGCTATTATTCCAAAAGGAGATAATTTTCCTTACACCGTTCGCTTAGTTAGTGAAGTTTTAGAATCCAATGGCTCAAGCTCTATGGGAACAGTGTGCTCGGGCTCCTTGGCTTTAATGGACGCAGGGGTGCCTGTACATACTCCTATTGCAGGTATTGCTATGGGGTTAATTTCTGAAGGCGATAAAAATATTATTTTAACAGATATTTTAGGTGATGAAGATCATTTGGGTGATATGGACTTTAAAGTGGCAGGAAGTGCAACAGGTATTACGGCATTACAAATGGATATAAAAGTAGAAAGTTTAAGTTTTGCTATTTTAGAAAAAGCTTTAGCTCAGGCTAAAGATGGGCGTCTTCATATTTTAAAAGAAATGGAAAAGGCTTTGTCAGAACCTCGTAAAGAGTTTTCTATTCATGCTCCTAAACAAAAAAGTTTAAGAATTCCTGTTAAAAAAGTAAGAGATGTTATTGGTTCTGGTGGTAAGGTAATTCGCGGTATCATTGAAGCCACAGGAGCAAAAGTAGATATTGAAGACGATGGTTTGGTTACAGTGTTTGCTGTAGATAAAAACTCTTTAGATGCAGCCATAGAAATGATTGAATCTATTATAGCAGAGGTAGAAGTGGGTAAAACTTATCCTGGAAAAGTGTTAAAAATTACAGACTTTGGAGCTTTTGTTGAAGTTTTACCTAATACTAGCGGGCTTTTACATATTTCTGAGTTAGCTCATGAAAGAGTAAAAAAAGTAGAAGATATTTTGTCTGAAGGGGAAACTTTAGATGTAAAAGTCTTAGATGTAGATCATTCTGGAAGAATTAAATTAAGTCGCAAGGCTTTGTTAAATTCTTAA
- a CDS encoding DNA-directed RNA polymerase subunit omega: MARVTVEDCLAKIPNRFALVVLAAKRVRQILKGAEFTDVAEPKNKEVVNSLREIAAEKVYNKIDESQDVASRQIESDLV, translated from the coding sequence ATGGCTCGTGTAACTGTTGAAGATTGTTTAGCTAAAATTCCTAACCGTTTTGCTTTAGTGGTTTTAGCAGCAAAAAGAGTAAGACAGATTTTAAAAGGAGCAGAGTTTACCGATGTGGCAGAGCCTAAAAATAAAGAAGTGGTTAACTCTTTAAGAGAAATTGCTGCTGAAAAAGTTTATAATAAAATTGACGAATCACAAGATGTTGCATCTAGGCAAATTGAGTCTGATTTAGTTTAG
- the dut gene encoding dUTP diphosphatase, with the protein MNSHPLVNVKVKTLEHFKGELPIYHSLLASGLDVRAQISQALLVAPLDRVLVSTALCFEIPSAYEIQVRSRSGWAYKKGISVLNSPGTIDADYRGELKIILVNLSNQEVSISPQDRIAQLILAPVVQINWKMDTNLSATQRGEKGFGSTGLSHD; encoded by the coding sequence ATGAACTCTCACCCTTTAGTAAATGTAAAAGTGAAAACTTTAGAGCATTTTAAAGGAGAACTTCCCATTTATCATAGTTTATTAGCTAGTGGATTAGATGTTAGAGCGCAAATAAGCCAAGCATTGCTTGTTGCACCCTTAGATAGAGTTTTAGTTTCTACGGCTTTGTGTTTTGAAATTCCTTCTGCTTATGAAATTCAAGTTCGTTCTCGTAGTGGTTGGGCTTATAAAAAAGGCATTAGTGTTTTAAATAGTCCAGGAACTATTGATGCAGACTACAGAGGAGAATTAAAAATTATTTTAGTTAACTTATCTAATCAAGAGGTAAGTATTTCTCCTCAAGACAGAATTGCTCAGTTAATTTTAGCACCAGTGGTACAAATTAATTGGAAAATGGATACAAATCTTTCTGCGACACAAAGAGGAGAGAAAGGTTTTGGAAGTACTGGCTTATCTCATGACTAA
- the miaA gene encoding tRNA (adenosine(37)-N6)-dimethylallyltransferase MiaA, with the protein MKKTIFILGSTGVGKSHLALKISKQLNISDTSTAIVNADSLQFYKNLNIGTAKPTQEEMLSVPHLLFDCLNYPKEATVAWYYNHFFSNIEQHNYKNFFIVGGSGFYIRALESGLYPNYEVSSLIKNKYETMGKEKGALHLHKILKEIDAKSADAIHGQDTYRLVRALSVIEASGKSLSEIKAQFAIEKKEFPYPFKKIALFVEREELKKIVLKRIQFMLKSGFIEEVEDILKKGQAHWKPLSSIGYKEVQMYLRGDLDKKGLEDLILRSTMALAKRQRTWFKKDKDIQWFHAINEIKQAEKSICIFLQKG; encoded by the coding sequence ATGAAGAAAACTATTTTTATTCTAGGTTCCACAGGAGTTGGAAAAAGTCATTTAGCTTTAAAAATTAGCAAACAATTAAATATCAGTGACACCTCCACAGCTATTGTTAATGCAGACAGCTTACAGTTTTATAAAAATTTAAATATTGGTACTGCTAAACCCACTCAAGAAGAGATGCTTTCTGTTCCTCATTTATTATTTGATTGTTTAAATTACCCAAAAGAAGCTACGGTGGCGTGGTATTATAATCATTTTTTTTCTAACATAGAACAGCATAACTATAAAAATTTTTTTATAGTAGGGGGTAGTGGTTTTTATATTCGTGCTTTAGAAAGTGGTTTGTATCCTAATTATGAAGTTAGTAGCCTCATTAAAAATAAATATGAAACAATGGGTAAAGAGAAAGGTGCTTTACATTTACATAAAATCTTAAAAGAAATAGACGCTAAAAGTGCCGATGCCATTCATGGCCAAGATACTTATAGGCTAGTAAGAGCCCTATCTGTAATAGAAGCTAGTGGAAAAAGCTTATCAGAAATTAAGGCTCAATTTGCCATAGAAAAAAAGGAATTTCCTTATCCATTTAAAAAAATAGCGTTATTTGTAGAAAGGGAAGAGCTTAAGAAAATCGTTTTAAAGCGTATCCAGTTTATGCTTAAATCTGGGTTTATTGAAGAGGTAGAAGATATATTAAAAAAAGGCCAAGCCCATTGGAAACCTCTGTCTAGTATTGGATATAAAGAGGTTCAAATGTATTTAAGGGGAGATCTAGATAAAAAGGGCCTTGAAGATTTAATATTAAGGTCCACTATGGCTTTGGCGAAGAGGCAAAGAACCTGGTTTAAAAAAGATAAAGATATCCAGTGGTTTCATGCCATTAATGAAATTAAGCAGGCTGAAAAAAGTATTTGTATTTTTTTACAAAAGGGTTAA
- a CDS encoding cysteine--tRNA ligase translates to MHIYNTHSKRKEVFQPLQEGVVKMYICGPTVYNFLHIGNFRGLIFFNTVAYWFKHLGFKVEFVYNYTDIDDKIIQASIEEKKTPLQLSEHYIQEFEKDKKQLKLSFQDIQHPKASEHIINMITFIQNLEKKGFVYVLNASLYFSVKNYLNYGQLSGRNLEDSQMGTRAKTEEGKKHPADFVLWKASKDGEPSWDYKSLKDNKIYPGRPGWHIECSAMSKALLGEELDIHGGGIDLLFPHHENEIAQSESCNDKTFAKYWMHNNMINFGDKKMSKSLGNIILGKDFIKEHTGEVLKFLMLSVHYRSELNFNQKSIASATYNTAKFYSVLNKANILLEGKKGDSNLLSKEDKEFFATTEKNITEAFYDDFNTPMVFAELFKILNAFHVKTSEGKLKEKQAYANACKTLLVKTGKFLSLFQETPSSFLTELDNLLLKEQNLNPKDIDQLVEQRTTARKNKDFSLSDNLRKELLQKGIQVQDLANGTSIWEVNKNSAK, encoded by the coding sequence ATGCATATTTATAATACTCACAGTAAGCGTAAAGAAGTTTTTCAGCCCTTACAAGAAGGGGTGGTTAAAATGTATATTTGCGGGCCTACGGTGTATAATTTTTTACACATAGGTAATTTTAGAGGCTTAATTTTTTTTAATACAGTGGCCTATTGGTTTAAGCATTTGGGTTTTAAAGTAGAATTTGTTTATAATTATACCGACATAGATGATAAAATCATTCAAGCTAGTATTGAAGAAAAAAAGACTCCTTTACAGTTATCCGAACATTACATTCAAGAATTTGAAAAAGATAAAAAGCAGTTAAAACTATCTTTTCAAGATATTCAACATCCTAAAGCTAGTGAGCATATAATTAATATGATTACTTTTATACAAAATTTAGAAAAGAAAGGTTTTGTGTATGTATTAAACGCAAGTTTGTATTTTTCTGTAAAAAATTATTTAAATTATGGGCAGCTAAGTGGCCGTAATTTAGAAGATAGTCAAATGGGAACTAGAGCTAAAACAGAAGAAGGAAAAAAACACCCTGCAGATTTTGTATTATGGAAGGCGTCTAAAGACGGTGAACCTTCATGGGATTACAAAAGCCTAAAAGATAATAAGATATATCCAGGACGGCCGGGGTGGCATATTGAATGCTCGGCCATGTCTAAAGCATTATTAGGAGAAGAGTTAGATATTCATGGAGGAGGAATAGATTTATTATTTCCCCATCATGAAAATGAAATTGCACAAAGTGAGTCGTGTAATGACAAAACTTTTGCTAAGTATTGGATGCATAACAATATGATTAATTTTGGTGACAAAAAAATGTCTAAATCTTTAGGGAATATCATATTAGGCAAAGATTTTATTAAAGAACACACAGGAGAAGTGCTAAAATTTTTAATGTTATCTGTTCATTACAGAAGCGAATTAAATTTTAATCAAAAAAGTATTGCTAGTGCAACTTATAACACGGCGAAATTTTATTCTGTATTAAATAAAGCAAATATTTTATTAGAAGGAAAGAAAGGGGATAGCAATCTTTTGTCCAAAGAAGATAAAGAGTTTTTTGCTACTACAGAAAAAAATATTACAGAAGCTTTTTATGATGATTTTAATACCCCTATGGTCTTTGCCGAATTATTTAAAATATTAAATGCTTTTCATGTAAAAACTTCTGAAGGAAAGCTAAAAGAAAAGCAAGCTTATGCTAACGCTTGTAAAACACTGCTTGTAAAAACAGGAAAATTTTTATCTTTATTTCAAGAAACTCCCAGTAGTTTTTTAACCGAATTGGATAATTTATTACTCAAAGAACAAAACTTAAACCCTAAAGATATTGATCAGTTAGTAGAACAAAGAACTACCGCGCGTAAAAATAAAGACTTTTCTTTGTCGGATAATTTACGAAAAGAATTGTTACAAAAAGGCATTCAGGTTCAAGATTTAGCCAATGGCACTAGTATTTGGGAAGTAAATAAAAATAGCGCAAAATAG
- a CDS encoding class I fructose-bisphosphate aldolase: MSPRVREILSWYNSENPGVLNNLARLFNQGELSGTGKLVILPVDQGFEHGPVRSFSNNPDAYDPDYHFGLAIEAGLSAYAAPLGFLQASSPRFAGEIPLILKMNNSESLWSDATAPIPAITASVDDALQLGCVGIGLTIYPGSADRKQMYEEVADISKQARDKGLVVVIWSYARGEAISKPGETAIDVIAYAAHIAAQLGAHIIKVKPPTEHIEQEAAKKMYIKNAIKISSLEDRVKHVLDSSFNQKRIVIFSGGEAKSVEDILAEIQSLASGGSFGSIMGRNAFQRPKSEALSLLKNIINIYKGK, translated from the coding sequence ATGTCCCCTAGAGTTCGTGAAATTTTGTCATGGTATAATTCTGAAAACCCAGGTGTTTTAAATAACTTAGCTAGATTATTTAATCAAGGAGAACTGTCTGGTACAGGAAAATTAGTGATTTTACCTGTGGACCAAGGCTTTGAACATGGGCCCGTTCGTAGTTTTTCTAATAATCCAGATGCTTATGACCCTGATTATCACTTTGGATTGGCTATTGAGGCGGGTTTAAGCGCCTATGCCGCTCCTTTAGGCTTTTTACAAGCTTCTAGCCCTCGTTTTGCTGGCGAAATTCCTTTAATTTTAAAAATGAATAATTCAGAAAGTTTATGGAGTGATGCAACAGCACCCATTCCTGCTATTACAGCCTCTGTGGATGATGCGTTACAATTGGGCTGTGTGGGCATAGGTTTGACCATTTATCCAGGCAGTGCAGATCGTAAGCAAATGTATGAAGAGGTTGCAGACATTTCTAAACAAGCCCGTGATAAGGGTTTAGTGGTGGTTATTTGGTCTTATGCTAGAGGTGAAGCTATTTCCAAACCTGGCGAAACTGCTATTGATGTTATTGCTTACGCGGCTCACATTGCCGCCCAATTGGGAGCACATATTATTAAAGTAAAACCTCCCACAGAACATATAGAGCAAGAAGCCGCCAAAAAAATGTATATAAAAAATGCTATAAAAATATCCTCTTTAGAAGATAGGGTTAAGCATGTTTTAGATTCTAGCTTTAACCAAAAGCGTATTGTTATTTTCAGTGGAGGGGAAGCAAAATCTGTGGAAGATATTTTAGCAGAAATTCAATCTTTGGCCTCGGGAGGAAGTTTTGGAAGTATTATGGGAAGAAATGCATTTCAAAGACCAAAAAGTGAAGCTTTAAGTTTATTAAAAAATATAATAAATATTTATAAAGGAAAATAA
- the uvrB gene encoding excinuclease ABC subunit UvrB: protein MPKNNFKLHSEYKPAGDQVKAIKQINSNIKSNIKEQTLLGVTGSGKTFTMANIIEKTNIPSLILAPNKTLAAQLYEEFKNLFPENAVEYFVSYYDYYQPEAYMPTRDLFIEKDSSINEQIDLMRHSATHSLLARRDVLIISSVSCIYGLGSPEVYEDMVVQLEVNQKYNRNDFLKELIRIQYNRSDNDFHRGTFRVRGDVVDVFLPYDDQKVVRVEFFGDFIESLSLVAVFGGKLVKELDKVAIYPASHHVTNEEKTKKAKKTIEEELKTRIKFYKEQMHYTEMDRIEKRTEYDLELMQEMGFCPGIENYSRHFTGRKEGEAPPTLLEYFPKDFLCIIDESHVTVPQIGGMYRGDRSRKETLVNYGFRLPSALDNRPLHFTEFKNLTNKVIYVSATPGNYELEQSNDKIIQQVIRPTGLLDPAVEVRPASNQIDNLLEVIKDIIKKKERVLVTTLTKKSSESLQAYYENQGLKVKYLHSEIKTVERTEIIRELRLGVFDVLIGINLLREGLDIPEVSLVAILDADKEGFLRSERSLIQIIGRAARNINGKVILYADTITKSMKKAMEETQRRRHIQERYNVKNNITPKGITKAVGKSLLDMYASISSQEYANTKAVQSVSEMHKKYEVNTDLKNTSNAKILKQIVKDKKKLKIQMQQASKHLEFEEAALLRDQIKKLEVLELKILE, encoded by the coding sequence ATGCCTAAAAATAACTTTAAATTACATTCTGAGTATAAGCCAGCAGGCGATCAAGTTAAAGCTATTAAACAAATTAATAGCAATATTAAATCCAATATCAAAGAGCAAACTTTATTAGGGGTAACGGGGTCAGGTAAAACCTTTACCATGGCTAATATTATAGAAAAAACAAATATTCCTAGTTTAATTTTAGCTCCCAATAAAACTTTAGCAGCACAATTGTATGAAGAATTTAAAAATCTATTTCCCGAAAATGCCGTGGAGTATTTTGTGTCTTATTATGATTATTATCAACCAGAAGCCTATATGCCTACTAGAGATTTATTTATAGAAAAAGACTCTAGTATTAATGAACAAATTGATTTAATGAGACACTCTGCAACCCATTCTTTATTGGCAAGAAGAGATGTTTTAATTATTTCTAGTGTATCTTGTATTTATGGTTTAGGTTCTCCTGAAGTTTACGAAGATATGGTTGTACAATTAGAAGTTAATCAAAAATATAATCGCAACGATTTTTTAAAAGAACTTATTCGTATTCAATATAACCGTTCAGATAATGATTTTCATCGAGGAACTTTTAGAGTTAGGGGAGATGTGGTGGATGTATTTCTTCCTTATGACGATCAAAAAGTTGTGCGTGTAGAATTTTTTGGCGATTTTATTGAAAGTTTATCTTTGGTAGCTGTTTTTGGAGGAAAATTGGTTAAAGAGTTAGACAAAGTTGCTATTTACCCAGCCTCTCACCATGTAACCAATGAAGAGAAAACTAAAAAGGCTAAAAAAACTATTGAAGAAGAGCTAAAAACAAGAATTAAATTTTATAAAGAACAAATGCACTATACAGAAATGGATCGTATTGAAAAAAGAACAGAATATGATTTAGAACTTATGCAAGAAATGGGTTTTTGTCCGGGAATAGAAAATTATTCTAGGCACTTTACTGGTAGAAAAGAAGGAGAAGCTCCTCCTACATTACTAGAGTACTTTCCTAAAGATTTTTTGTGCATTATTGATGAAAGCCATGTAACAGTTCCTCAAATTGGAGGAATGTATAGAGGGGATAGAAGTCGTAAAGAGACTTTAGTAAACTACGGGTTTCGACTACCTTCGGCCTTAGACAACAGGCCTTTGCATTTTACCGAATTTAAAAATTTAACTAATAAAGTGATTTATGTTTCCGCAACGCCGGGAAATTATGAACTAGAGCAAAGTAACGATAAAATTATTCAACAAGTAATTAGGCCTACGGGTTTATTAGACCCTGCAGTAGAGGTGAGGCCTGCTAGTAACCAAATAGACAACTTGCTAGAAGTTATTAAAGACATTATTAAAAAAAAAGAAAGAGTATTGGTAACCACTTTAACGAAAAAAAGTTCAGAATCTTTACAAGCTTATTATGAAAACCAAGGTTTAAAAGTAAAGTATTTACATAGTGAAATTAAAACAGTAGAGAGAACAGAAATTATTAGAGAACTACGCTTAGGGGTTTTTGATGTACTTATTGGCATTAATTTATTAAGAGAAGGTTTAGATATTCCTGAGGTAAGTTTGGTAGCCATTTTAGATGCTGATAAAGAAGGCTTTTTACGATCAGAACGTTCGTTGATTCAAATCATCGGAAGAGCAGCTAGAAATATAAATGGTAAAGTAATTTTGTATGCAGATACTATTACCAAATCTATGAAAAAAGCTATGGAAGAAACGCAGCGCCGTCGTCATATTCAAGAACGCTATAATGTAAAAAATAATATTACTCCAAAAGGAATAACAAAAGCGGTAGGAAAAAGTTTATTAGACATGTACGCTAGTATTTCTTCACAAGAGTATGCAAATACGAAAGCCGTTCAATCGGTGTCTGAAATGCATAAAAAATACGAAGTAAATACGGATTTAAAAAACACCTCCAATGCAAAAATTTTAAAACAGATAGTTAAGGATAAGAAAAAATTAAAAATACAGATGCAGCAAGCCTCAAAGCATTTGGAATTTGAAGAGGCGGCTTTATTAAGAGACCAGATTAAAAAGTTAGAAGTATTAGAATTAAAAATTTTAGAATAA
- the mutL gene encoding DNA mismatch repair endonuclease MutL translates to MKENIKILSNQTVNQMAAGEVVERPAHLVKELIENSLDAKATSIEVVIDDGGQFVQVIDNGAGIQKNDLALALTPHATNKISCIEDLWKLHSFGFRGEALASISSISDCKVSSFFEGQKKAYSIDSSFGAISSPQISGNQIGTTVVIKNLFKNLPARLKFLKSPAAEVTKIKAMFKALALSYSNVSFKLKTKKELVFLFSAQKNSIDRVKEIFSLDFIYEANYKDEEFTVQAWYASPEHTQKTSKQIWIFVQDRWVKDRALQKAITDAYRQFLMHGEYPMVVLKVFCKPEDIDINIHPSKAEVKFQNPGGAYKAVLRALRSSIERAPWLQDILKDKGMSTVQESSLYSSSNYSVKKNSQKIENLSFKSDNFLSTQYNQLPKHNTVVLESETNYEPISVDCKDDYKKDFVKDSSNSFNKDSKEKLKWKNLQVLTQVDSTYIVTQSNEAIIFIDQHAAHERVLFERLYKNWKASKIVSQNLLIPIELKFSKEKNQLLFEYKNDLKKLGVFLKKIDNTITLAAVPQFIKESSILEAFSLMLEELEEQSDSFVLEQKISHIFATMACHSAIRAGKILNIEQMKDLLVQMDENQSSFCPHGRPVFVKYPFSKLEKDFGRTV, encoded by the coding sequence ATGAAAGAAAACATTAAAATTTTATCCAATCAAACTGTTAATCAAATGGCCGCTGGCGAAGTGGTAGAAAGGCCTGCTCATTTAGTTAAAGAATTAATAGAAAATAGTTTAGACGCTAAAGCTACCTCTATTGAAGTGGTAATTGATGATGGTGGACAGTTTGTACAAGTTATAGATAATGGAGCAGGTATACAAAAAAATGATTTAGCTTTAGCACTAACTCCTCATGCCACCAATAAAATTAGCTGTATAGAAGACTTATGGAAATTACATTCTTTTGGTTTTAGAGGAGAAGCTTTAGCTAGCATTTCGTCTATTAGTGATTGCAAAGTGTCTTCTTTTTTTGAAGGACAAAAAAAGGCTTACAGTATTGATTCTAGTTTTGGAGCTATTTCTTCTCCGCAAATATCTGGAAATCAAATTGGAACCACGGTAGTTATTAAAAACTTATTTAAAAATTTACCAGCAAGATTAAAGTTTTTAAAATCACCCGCTGCAGAAGTTACTAAAATTAAAGCAATGTTTAAAGCTTTAGCTTTGTCTTATTCTAATGTCAGTTTTAAATTAAAAACAAAAAAAGAATTAGTATTTTTATTTTCTGCTCAAAAAAACTCAATAGATAGAGTGAAAGAGATTTTTAGTTTAGATTTTATTTATGAAGCCAACTATAAGGATGAAGAATTTACAGTGCAAGCCTGGTATGCTAGCCCAGAACATACACAAAAAACTAGTAAGCAAATTTGGATTTTTGTACAAGATCGGTGGGTAAAAGATAGAGCCTTACAAAAAGCCATTACCGATGCGTATCGGCAGTTTTTAATGCACGGCGAATATCCTATGGTGGTTTTAAAAGTATTTTGTAAACCCGAGGATATTGATATTAATATTCATCCTTCTAAAGCAGAAGTAAAATTTCAAAACCCTGGAGGAGCTTATAAAGCGGTTTTACGGGCGTTAAGATCTAGCATAGAACGGGCCCCTTGGTTGCAAGACATATTAAAAGATAAAGGAATGAGTACTGTGCAAGAAAGTTCTTTATATAGTAGTTCTAATTATTCTGTTAAAAAAAATTCACAAAAAATAGAAAATCTTTCTTTTAAAAGTGATAATTTTTTAAGTACCCAATATAATCAGTTACCAAAACATAATACGGTTGTTTTAGAATCAGAAACCAATTACGAACCTATCTCTGTAGATTGCAAAGACGATTACAAAAAAGATTTTGTAAAAGATTCTTCCAACTCCTTTAATAAAGATTCTAAAGAAAAACTTAAGTGGAAAAATTTACAAGTTTTAACACAGGTGGACTCTACTTATATTGTAACTCAATCTAATGAAGCTATTATTTTTATTGATCAACATGCAGCTCACGAAAGAGTTTTGTTTGAAAGGCTTTACAAAAATTGGAAAGCTTCGAAAATTGTTAGTCAAAATTTATTAATTCCCATAGAGCTAAAATTTTCTAAAGAAAAAAATCAATTACTATTTGAGTATAAAAACGATTTAAAAAAATTAGGAGTATTTTTAAAAAAAATAGATAATACAATCACTTTAGCGGCTGTACCTCAATTTATAAAAGAGTCTTCTATTTTGGAGGCTTTTTCTTTAATGTTAGAGGAGTTAGAAGAGCAATCAGATTCTTTTGTATTAGAGCAAAAAATTAGTCATATATTTGCTACAATGGCTTGCCATTCTGCCATTAGAGCTGGAAAAATTTTAAACATAGAGCAAATGAAAGATTTGTTAGTGCAGATGGATGAAAATCAATCTAGTTTTTGCCCTCATGGTAGGCCTGTGTTTGTAAAATATCCTTTTTCTAAATTAGAAAAAGATTTTGGTAGAACAGTATAA
- the gmk gene encoding guanylate kinase, with translation MQKAFFLIVGPSGVGKTSLIKRLLADFPNKIYDTITCTTRSMRPGEQEGQPYYFLTDQRFMELTKESYFAEWAVVHGYKYGTPKEELEKAWKKGFLIIMDIDIQGAQTLMKNYDLVSIFIHPPHIDSLIKRLNQRDDGKAANLEKRMETAIKEIDLAHKCSYEIVNDNLEDAYAQLKKLVEESLNRL, from the coding sequence ATGCAAAAAGCATTTTTTCTTATTGTTGGACCTAGTGGAGTGGGCAAAACGTCTTTAATTAAGCGTCTTTTAGCGGATTTTCCTAATAAAATTTATGATACTATCACTTGTACTACGCGCTCTATGAGGCCTGGAGAGCAGGAAGGACAGCCTTATTACTTTTTAACAGACCAACGCTTTATGGAGTTAACCAAAGAGTCCTATTTTGCAGAGTGGGCTGTTGTGCATGGTTATAAGTATGGAACGCCTAAGGAAGAGCTAGAGAAAGCTTGGAAAAAAGGCTTTTTGATTATTATGGATATCGATATCCAGGGTGCTCAAACTTTAATGAAAAATTACGACTTGGTTAGCATTTTTATTCACCCCCCTCATATAGATTCTTTAATTAAGCGTTTAAATCAACGAGATGATGGAAAAGCGGCTAATTTAGAAAAGCGTATGGAAACGGCGATAAAAGAAATCGATTTGGCGCATAAATGTAGCTACGAAATCGTTAATGACAACTTAGAAGATGCCTATGCTCAGTTGAAAAAACTGGTTGAAGAATCGTTAAATAGGCTTTAA